One part of the Bacillota bacterium genome encodes these proteins:
- a CDS encoding ABC transporter substrate-binding protein has translation MKLCRAVVVWICLLAAVLFGGTAAAVAQQPPRDVLVVATSADPQTVDPGWEMDNHAWMVFYYAYDRLMAYKGGTTGVEPQLAESYSVSPDGTVWTFKLRPGVKFADGTPLDAEAVRFTFERLKAIGAGPSEVFPTLDRVEAVDPLTVRFILTRPFGPFLSTLAHPGASIVNPRAVQARATQEDPWAKRYLAENTAGSGPFVLREWRKGERLVLEANPAYWGPKPALSRVLIRIVPESNTQRLLLERGEVDIAESLTPDQIAQIESQPGVRIERHPSFFVQYVYINNRKIADPRMRQALAYAVDYAGIIATVERGLAVQMRGPIPKGMTGHDPAAFQYTHDPQRARTLLQQAGYDGRELRLLFADRFPWWPALAQYLQANFSAAGVRVKLEQYAWATLRQKYQEGDFDLALGIWTPDFADPYMFMNFWFDSSNWGLAGNRAFYSNPKVDELVRHAAASTDQAERLRLYAEAQRTVIEESPYLYLYQKTLQIPMRARVKGYVFNPMLVDMYNFPGISKD, from the coding sequence TGGTGGCGACCTCGGCGGATCCGCAAACGGTGGACCCCGGCTGGGAGATGGACAACCACGCCTGGATGGTATTCTACTACGCCTACGACCGGCTGATGGCCTACAAAGGCGGTACCACCGGGGTAGAGCCCCAACTGGCCGAGTCCTACTCCGTTTCGCCGGATGGAACGGTGTGGACGTTCAAGCTGCGGCCGGGCGTTAAGTTTGCCGACGGCACGCCGCTGGACGCGGAGGCGGTGCGGTTTACCTTTGAACGCCTCAAGGCCATCGGCGCCGGCCCCAGCGAGGTCTTCCCAACCCTCGACCGGGTCGAGGCGGTGGACCCGCTCACCGTGCGCTTCATCCTGACCAGGCCCTTCGGCCCCTTCCTGAGCACGCTTGCTCATCCCGGCGCCAGCATTGTCAACCCCAGGGCGGTGCAGGCGCGTGCCACGCAGGAGGATCCCTGGGCGAAGCGGTATCTTGCCGAGAATACAGCGGGCTCCGGCCCGTTCGTGCTGCGAGAGTGGCGCAAGGGCGAACGCCTGGTGCTGGAGGCCAACCCGGCGTACTGGGGCCCGAAGCCGGCCCTATCCCGGGTGCTCATCCGCATCGTCCCCGAGTCCAACACCCAGCGCCTGCTGCTCGAGCGCGGCGAGGTGGACATTGCCGAAAGTCTCACGCCCGACCAGATCGCGCAGATTGAAAGCCAGCCGGGCGTCCGCATCGAGCGACACCCCTCGTTCTTCGTGCAATACGTCTACATCAACAACCGCAAGATCGCCGACCCCAGGATGCGGCAGGCCCTGGCCTACGCGGTGGACTACGCCGGGATCATCGCCACCGTCGAGCGCGGATTGGCTGTCCAGATGCGGGGCCCGATCCCGAAGGGCATGACGGGGCACGACCCCGCGGCATTCCAGTACACCCATGACCCTCAGCGCGCCCGTACGCTTCTCCAGCAGGCGGGCTACGACGGGCGGGAACTACGCCTGCTCTTCGCCGACCGCTTTCCGTGGTGGCCAGCCCTGGCCCAGTACCTGCAGGCCAATTTCTCCGCCGCCGGCGTTCGGGTGAAGCTCGAGCAGTACGCGTGGGCAACGCTGCGGCAGAAGTACCAGGAAGGCGACTTTGACCTGGCCCTCGGCATCTGGACGCCGGACTTCGCTGACCCGTACATGTTCATGAACTTCTGGTTTGACTCGTCGAACTGGGGGCTTGCGGGCAACCGCGCCTTCTACTCGAACCCGAAGGTGGATGAGCTGGTGCGGCACGCCGCCGCCAGCACGGACCAGGCCGAACGCCTGAGACTCTATGCCGAGGCCCAGCGCACCGTCATCGAGGAGTCGCCTTACCTCTACCTGTACCAGAAGACGCTGCAGATCCCGATGAGGGCGCGGGTCAAGGGGTACGTCTTCAACCCGATGCTCGTCGACATGTACAACTTCCCGGGCATCTCGAAGGACTAG